A genomic segment from Curtobacterium sp. MCSS17_007 encodes:
- the dapA gene encoding 4-hydroxy-tetrahydrodipicolinate synthase: MSPRENPFGQVLVALVTPFTADGEVDWPGVEQHIDDCITAGADGIVVTGTTGETSTLTDPEKLRLVEVGKSVAAGRAKIITGGGSNETAHAIHLYKQSERAGADGVMIVTPYYNKPTQAGVLTHFRMIADATDLPVILYDIPGRTGIPITYETIVRASHHPNILAVKDAKGDFAEVSRVLNNTDLMYFSGDDTNVLPHLSIGATGLIGVTANITSTPYRTIVDAVNRGDLATATAEHKRVEPLVRAIMTHVPGTVAAKYVLHGLGRIGSPRVRLPLVGPEDTEAYAIETSLEAVRDIPGADFSNFRPDRNAAAGGALPKVPGTTR; encoded by the coding sequence GTGTCCCCGCGTGAGAATCCCTTCGGTCAGGTCCTCGTCGCCCTCGTGACGCCGTTCACGGCCGACGGCGAGGTCGACTGGCCCGGCGTCGAGCAGCACATCGACGACTGCATCACGGCCGGCGCCGACGGCATCGTCGTCACCGGCACCACCGGCGAGACGAGCACCCTGACCGACCCGGAGAAGCTCCGCCTGGTCGAGGTCGGCAAGTCCGTCGCCGCGGGCCGGGCGAAGATCATCACGGGCGGCGGCTCGAACGAGACCGCGCACGCGATCCACCTCTACAAGCAGAGCGAGCGGGCCGGCGCCGACGGCGTGATGATCGTCACGCCGTACTACAACAAGCCGACGCAGGCGGGCGTCCTCACCCACTTCCGCATGATCGCCGACGCCACCGACCTGCCGGTGATCCTGTACGACATCCCGGGTCGCACGGGCATCCCGATCACGTACGAGACGATCGTGCGGGCGTCGCACCACCCGAACATCCTCGCTGTGAAGGACGCCAAGGGCGACTTCGCCGAGGTCTCCCGGGTGCTCAACAACACCGACCTCATGTACTTCTCCGGCGACGACACGAACGTGCTCCCGCACCTGTCGATCGGCGCGACCGGACTCATCGGCGTGACGGCGAACATCACGAGCACCCCGTACCGCACCATCGTCGACGCCGTGAACCGCGGCGACCTGGCGACCGCGACCGCCGAGCACAAGCGCGTCGAGCCGCTCGTGCGCGCGATCATGACGCACGTCCCCGGCACCGTCGCGGCGAAGTACGTCCTGCACGGGCTCGGCCGCATCGGCAGCCCGCGCGTCCGGCTCCCGCTCGTCGGCCCCGAGGACACCGAGGCCTACGCCATCGAGACCTCCCTCGAAGCGGTCCGGGACATCCCCGGCGCCGACTTCTCGAACTTCCGCCCCGACCGCAACGCGGCGGCCGGCGGCGCACTGCCGAAGGTGCCAGGCACCACACGTTAG
- a CDS encoding efflux RND transporter periplasmic adaptor subunit, whose protein sequence is MTVLRRWVWPGLKFLVFAAIAVSLVRLAFFAAQPDEAETLPTAQLEDPTVTVETGDVVNDVEATGTIESVASTPVRSTAEGTVNKVFVTNGTHVEQGAPIIDLRVETPATGTTEDGEPLPAVVTFATVVASSSGTVSGLDLVAKQPVAIGDTVARVAPEAYRVTATLKAAQLYRLTSRPSEATVTITDGPAPFTCTNLSLSSASAAAPDNASSAASEGAEDGSASGGGSTQLRCDVPGDVTVFPGLEVTVAVSAGSAQGVLTLPTTAVQGTAQRGVVTVVDAEGKRSERQVTLGLNDGERVEVKDGLTEGDTVLQFVPGKEAQPDDESAEDGTVVGG, encoded by the coding sequence GTGACCGTCCTGCGTCGCTGGGTGTGGCCCGGCCTGAAGTTCCTCGTGTTCGCCGCCATCGCGGTGTCCCTCGTCCGCCTCGCCTTCTTCGCGGCGCAGCCCGACGAGGCCGAGACGCTGCCGACGGCGCAGCTCGAGGACCCGACCGTCACCGTGGAGACGGGCGACGTCGTCAACGACGTCGAGGCGACCGGGACGATCGAGTCCGTCGCCTCGACGCCGGTGCGGTCGACCGCCGAGGGCACGGTGAACAAGGTGTTCGTGACGAACGGCACGCACGTCGAGCAGGGCGCGCCGATCATCGACCTGCGGGTCGAGACACCGGCGACGGGGACGACCGAGGACGGTGAGCCGCTCCCCGCGGTCGTGACGTTCGCGACCGTCGTCGCGTCGTCGTCGGGCACGGTCTCCGGCCTCGACCTGGTGGCGAAGCAGCCCGTCGCGATCGGGGACACCGTCGCGCGCGTCGCTCCCGAGGCGTACCGCGTCACCGCCACGCTCAAGGCCGCGCAGCTCTACCGGTTGACCTCGCGTCCGTCGGAGGCGACCGTGACGATCACGGACGGACCGGCGCCGTTCACCTGCACGAACCTGTCGCTCAGCTCCGCCTCCGCCGCCGCTCCCGACAACGCCTCGTCGGCAGCGTCCGAGGGCGCGGAGGACGGCTCGGCGTCGGGCGGCGGCTCGACGCAACTGCGCTGCGACGTCCCCGGGGACGTCACGGTCTTCCCCGGGCTCGAGGTCACGGTCGCCGTCTCGGCCGGCTCGGCCCAGGGCGTGCTCACCCTGCCGACCACCGCGGTGCAGGGAACCGCACAGCGCGGCGTCGTCACCGTCGTCGACGCCGAGGGGAAGCGCTCCGAGCGCCAGGTCACCCTCGGCCTGAACGACGGCGAGCGCGTCGAGGTGAAAGACGGACTGACCGAGGGCGACACCGTCCTGCAGTTCGTCCCAGGCAAGGAGGCGCAGCCCGACGACGAGTCCGCCGAGGACGGCACGGTGGTGGGCGGATGA
- a CDS encoding ribonuclease J: MPTQISTPQPLEPGTLRVIPVGGLGEIGRNMTVYEFDGKLLIVDAGVLFPEEHQPGVDLILPDFGPIRDRLDDVLGVVLTHGHEDHIGAVPYLLKLKADIPLIGSTLTLALVEAKLKEHRIKPYTLVVQEDQTEQLGPFHLEFVAVNHSIPDALAVAITTPAGRVLHTGDFKMDQLPLDDRITDLRAFARLGEQGVDLFLPDSTNADVPGFTAPERDIGPVLENVISRARKKVVVASFSSHVHRVQQVLDAAAATNRKVAFMGRSMIRNMNIAAELGYLRVPDDVLIDTKKAKNVPDDQIVYMSTGSQGEPMAVLARMANLEHQIEIGEGDTVILASSLIPGNENAVYRVIDGLTKLGAKVVHKGNAKVHVSGHASAGELLYCYNILRPRNVLPVHGEHRHLYANADLAIQTGVPPRNVILGQDGIVVDLKDGVASVAGQLDIGYVYVDGSTVGEITDADLKDRRVLAEEGFISIFCAVDFTTGQCVVGPEIQSRGFAEDDSVFDDVRPQIAKAIAEAAANGTRDAHAFSQVVRRTVGRWVNTKHRRRPMIVPVVIEA, translated from the coding sequence ATGCCCACCCAGATCTCCACACCGCAGCCGCTCGAACCCGGCACCCTCCGCGTCATCCCCGTCGGGGGCCTCGGCGAGATCGGTCGCAACATGACCGTCTACGAGTTCGACGGCAAGCTGCTGATCGTCGACGCCGGTGTGCTCTTCCCCGAGGAGCACCAGCCGGGCGTCGACCTCATCCTCCCCGACTTCGGGCCGATCCGTGACCGTCTCGACGACGTCCTCGGCGTCGTGCTCACGCACGGACACGAGGATCACATCGGCGCCGTGCCGTACCTGCTCAAGCTCAAGGCCGACATCCCCCTGATCGGCTCCACGCTGACCCTCGCGCTCGTCGAGGCGAAGCTGAAGGAGCACCGGATCAAGCCCTACACGCTCGTCGTGCAGGAGGACCAGACCGAGCAGCTCGGCCCGTTCCACCTCGAGTTCGTGGCCGTGAACCACTCGATCCCGGACGCCCTCGCCGTCGCGATCACCACCCCGGCCGGCCGCGTGCTGCACACGGGTGACTTCAAGATGGACCAGCTCCCGCTGGACGACCGCATCACCGACCTCCGCGCCTTCGCCCGACTCGGCGAGCAGGGCGTCGACCTGTTCCTGCCGGACTCGACGAACGCCGACGTCCCCGGGTTCACCGCGCCCGAGCGCGACATCGGACCGGTGCTCGAGAACGTCATCTCGCGCGCCCGCAAGAAGGTCGTCGTCGCGAGCTTCTCGTCGCACGTGCACCGCGTGCAGCAGGTCCTCGACGCCGCAGCCGCGACCAACCGCAAGGTCGCGTTCATGGGCCGGTCGATGATCCGCAACATGAACATCGCCGCCGAGCTCGGCTACCTGCGGGTGCCGGACGACGTCCTCATCGACACGAAGAAGGCGAAGAACGTCCCGGACGACCAGATCGTCTACATGTCGACGGGGTCGCAGGGCGAGCCGATGGCCGTCCTCGCGCGCATGGCGAACCTCGAGCACCAGATCGAGATCGGCGAGGGCGACACCGTCATCCTCGCCTCGTCGCTGATCCCGGGCAACGAGAACGCCGTCTACCGGGTCATCGACGGCCTGACGAAGCTCGGCGCCAAGGTCGTGCACAAGGGCAACGCCAAGGTGCACGTCTCCGGACACGCGAGCGCCGGCGAGCTGCTCTACTGCTACAACATCCTGCGTCCCCGGAACGTGCTGCCCGTGCACGGTGAGCACCGTCACCTGTACGCCAACGCCGACCTGGCGATCCAGACCGGCGTCCCGCCGCGCAACGTGATCCTCGGGCAGGACGGGATCGTCGTCGACCTCAAGGACGGCGTGGCCAGCGTCGCCGGCCAGCTCGACATCGGCTACGTCTACGTCGACGGCTCGACCGTGGGTGAGATCACCGACGCCGACCTCAAGGACCGCCGTGTCCTGGCAGAGGAGGGCTTCATCTCGATCTTCTGCGCCGTCGACTTCACCACCGGTCAGTGCGTGGTCGGGCCGGAGATCCAGTCGCGCGGCTTCGCCGAGGACGACTCCGTCTTCGACGACGTCCGCCCGCAGATCGCCAAGGCGATCGCCGAAGCCGCGGCGAACGGCACCCGCGACGCGCACGCCTTCAGCCAGGTCGTCCGACGGACCGTCGGCCGTTGGGTGAACACCAAGCACCGTCGTCGTCCGATGATCGTCCCGGTGGTCATCGAGGCGTAG